GATGGCATACATGTTGATAATATAACGGCAAACAGCATTCGTATTTGTTGAGGATGAGCCGAAATAGATGCATCATGAAGTGTTGAATCCCAATGTGCATCATCTtccaacaaatgcaaaagttgGCATGCTTCACGGTATGTTTCACACAAATGACCGTTGACTGTTCtcaattcttgaaatgattttggGCCATTCACGTTAACTAATAAcaatctgaaataaaaacactCAACATTGTTTGGATGTACAGGATGCCCATGAACTGCTGTTCCTTGTTTacgtctttgaaattttttcgaagacaCAGTCCATGTGTAATACTGAGGCACTTCAGAATATAACAAAGTTATCGCAAATGTATCAGTTTCGCTAATTTGAAAAAAGCTGTTAACGTAGTTGCTGGTAGTTGCGCTGctctttccaataaatttgctacattaaaataaacacgTTGGCCATTGTCAAGATGTACAGCCAAGTGAACAACCGCAGGATGTCTTTCGTGCACTGGAAACGACAAAATCCTCCAAACCAATAGCCATATCGCTCCCTTTATTTACatacttgcaaatatatttaatggatTTGACAGAACTACAATATTCCACATTTAAATGAGCgttgaatattttcgataataatGGACAATACGGAACCACCCAATGATTATCAACTTCAACTTCCTGGTTATGCATTCTGATGGTTGCCGTTTTGCCATTATTATTAGGTGATCTACGTCGATACAACGGATATCCGTCATTGCCCGTTATTGTGTCTGAAGTAAATTGCCTTGGGTATCGTTTGGAACACTTTTCATCAATCACACATGGTGAACTCACATTTAGTTCACCGCACGGTCCATGTATCATGTTtttaacgacaacttgaaataactcaggatcagcagtgtgattaggaatttcagctgatataaggttatcgatttgatccggagttattttatgtaccagccaaattagtatatgtgcgtgcggcaatccccttttctgccattcgatggagtacatatggcaacgcacctccccaaatatttataatttcacaattaaatccataagtgctttacatttttgccgaaaatcACGCGCAGTAATGTCATGACGATCGGTTGTCGACTTTCctgcaaataaattgtttttgatgTCATCCCACTGCGGATTACatgtaaatgtaatgaaaagaTCCGGTCGACCGTATTTTCGTACATAACACATTGCGTCTTGTGCATATTCGTTCATATTCCGTGGGCTACCAATATACGAAGATGGCAATATAGTTAAACGTCCGATGTCATTAATATTAGCATCATTCGCTAtcgcatcttgcaaatgaatatattgttcaaatcttaattttgcttggttgaaacgaataaaattaagacgttctgtttctattttggcATACATATCAACGATGTAATGATGATATAGTTTACGACATCTCaagatataattttgttcttgtgGACGAACCATCAAtcgataagaataaaaatgcatgGCACTAACTTTTTTCTGTACATGTAGACCTGAAAATAAGTGGAAAATGTGACTTAAGAAATttctacaaatgatgaaatgtcaacacactgaaaatattatttacctgTTCGTAGATCAATCATTGGTATATTGATATGGTAGCCATCGTCACCTTTCCAATGCAATATTGGGTATTGTAATGCGTCGTAACTATGATGAAGTTCCGAAACACTTTGcaattgctcatttctacgatgAAGTATAATATCACGCGATTGAAACTGATCACCACGAATTACAATTGCAACCTCATCAATTGTCGATGCATTGAATCGCCTttcttgctctccaaaaggtGTTCTATCAGCCCTTATTACGATTTAGTGATTATCAGATGGCATACGATCGAGAGCAATTTCGAACAATTGAACTAATGCGATATGCTGATGGAAAACCCTTTGTAGCTCACAAATAATTTCTCGTCTTGTATTCAAAGCAATTGCACAACGTTGATCCAATTCACGAttttcatcaccaataaaataaatttgcaaaaattgataatCAGCATCGGGGTATGGCAATAACGAACAAGCTTGATGATAAATTTGGCCCTGAATCTGCAACATGTATGCAATTTTAGGTAAATGttgcataataatttttaaaactatagaATACTTTTATGATTCAGATTGATTGGGACAAACCTGTTTAAGTATTTACCTTAAACGTCGGCATAAAATTATCTCTAATAATGTTAGTAGCACCAAAAGAAGTCATTTGAAATGCCGAATTGTATTGTTGAATATGACTCAAAAAGTGCTTCGAATTTTCAGAAGccccaaaaattaatgaatacaATGGTTCGGGTGGAGTTTCTAATGGTGGCAATCTCGCTTTCCCATTAGCACAACACATGCCCCGCATTTCACCTGGAAATTTAGCCGCATCACAATGTGGACATATTGCGACCATTATTCCAATATATCCGTACATACTGTAGTTGATCTGACTGTTGTAATTAAAAGCAGCACGCATAATTTCAGGTACAACAGATCTATTTCGTGCATTACGTTCACGCTGCGATGCATTAGCTTGTGCTCGTTCATCTGGAGTCTGTGATCGCCTTTGTAATGCCGTAGCATTTACATGACGCGTTCGTCGACCTATATTTCCTCGTGTGGGTCGtggcatttttctttcaattaaaaaagaataaattaaattaaaaaaaagcctaCATTAATAGTAGTACACCATATGTTTTTTCAAATAAGGAAACACATGTATTCGTGTAATTCACTTCAACATTTCAAAACTTACCGTTGTTTGCTCGGAAATTCGCTTTGCGCTATATTTCTGCTTTTCACAAATTCACACCAACttcaataattataattattaaaaaaaaccactataataactaataattttGCACCGCGGTAATTTCGGACACTACTGAACGTATGGGGCCAAAGAAAACGGTCCAGCGATGTTTACACTCCAATGTCATATATTCtcctaatttgaattttcttaatgCTAAGAGTCAAAGCTCTATATACCTATCTATACAAAATATTCATGTATTTCTctatgcaaaataaatgcaCCGTAATATAATATAGTTCGATGTCTTTTCAAAGCCTACTTTGTTTGTCGATCTGCctgctacatacatacctacatgttGATATAAATATAATGCAAGTAAGTTTGTAGGTGGGAAGAATAAGTATGCTAGTTAAGAGGAAAGTTCATAAATTTTGAGAGCGAAAGAGCGTAGCTAAGTAGGTAACAAATTGTTTAGTAAATGATTAAACTAttattgatgtatgtatgttaatatgAAAACGTATAATCCGCTGGCTAAGTGGGATGAATCTGACCAAACAAATGGGCTTTTGGTGTGTTTACGAGTTAAATAAAACTTGTTAGGtacgagttaaataaaaaaaaaatatgtaacatatgtgtggtgaaatttttgaaacgttTACCATGAAGGAAATAAGTAATAAggtttgttttgatttgtttttaacatGCTGATTAACATTTTTGTCTACGTGCACATATCTCTTCACACAAAATGTAAGCACGAACAAAATGTGCCattctcaaataaaaattctttgtGCTTATTCTTACATCGAAATGAGTGTAAGTAGAAaggtaagtacaataaaaaagttgtttgatacATTCCAACGGCCGATTCTCTGTTTCTGATTTtgcaattgggaactcgccttcaggtaaaaagaatatattgttatgtgattgaatataccattttaactggttgtagtacataagaatgcaatctcttaacctgaaggcgagttcccaattggtctatatctggagtccttagttacccagcgaaaagaaaagtcctcttttcattagcatttatcaacaacttacaatggatactcatgtggttcaaacacatcctagggttatccaggtccacgttttggtctatatctcgagaccctagttacggagcggcatcaaaaatactctatactatagaatcatcagcagcttctattttctacccatattgtacaaacacatcctagggttacccgggtccacgttttgaattATATCTCGAAACCTTaatcacggaacggtatgaaaaatactctatactatagaaatcattaacagcttccatttgctacccatattgtacaaacacatcctagggttacccgggttcacgttttggcctatttctccagaccctggtatccgattcttaaaatttcaaaacacaaaccatctactgaatagtccaaacaaagcctaaaaatttggtttggataggtgagcccgttcttgagttataaagtCTCAACGAAAAatggcattcatttttatatatatagataaagtcaactttttgtgtgtgttcgctaaccggccgtgtctttgcaccgaattaaaccaaacttacacacattgttaagtaggtattgaagatggtttacgtatagtttggatgcctattggtggatagggctcgagatataggtcaaaacgtggacccgggtaaccttcggatgtgtatgtacaatatggatatcaaatggaagctgttggtgaatgatttagttcagagtacttttcatgccgctccgtgactagggtctcgagatagagaccaaaacgtggagcctagaatgtgtttgtacaatatggatatcaaattgaagctgttggtgaatgctttagtacagagtatttttcatccCGCTCCGTAACTGGGGTATCGAGATATAGGacaaacgtggacccgggtaaccttcggatgtgtatgtacaatatgggtatcaaatggaagctgttagtgaatgctttagttcagagtatttttcatgccgctccgtgactggagtatcgagatataggtcaaaacgtggacccgggtaaccttcggatgtgtatgtacaatatgggtatcaaatggaagctgttggtgaatgctttagttcaaagtatttttcatgccgctccgtgactggggtctcgagatagagaccaaaacgtggaccctagaatgtgtttgtacaatatttatatcaaatggaagctgttagtgaatgctttagttcagagtatttttcatgccgctccgtgactagggtctcgagatagagaccaaaacgtgg
The Anastrepha ludens isolate Willacy chromosome X, idAnaLude1.1, whole genome shotgun sequence DNA segment above includes these coding regions:
- the LOC128870196 gene encoding uncharacterized protein LOC128870196 — its product is MPRPTRGNIGRRTRHVNATALQRRSQTPDERAQANASQRERNARNRSVVPEIMRAAFNYNSQINYSMYGYIGIMVAICPHCDAAKFPGEMRGMCCANGKARLPPLETPPEPLYSLIFGASENSKHFLSHIQQYNSAFQMTSFGATNIIRDNFMPTFKIQGQIYHQACSLLPYPDADYQFLQIYFIGDENRELDQRCAIALNTRREIICELQRVFHQHIALVQLFEIALDRMPSDNH